One Candidatus Korarchaeum sp. DNA segment encodes these proteins:
- a CDS encoding glycosyltransferase family 4 protein: protein MRVLQICHRFPPHPGGIEYHVKRLSRFLSSRGHEVTVLTTHRGPTEIEEDDYKVVRLRSFLEPLRNPIPLELPFYFRKIAESFDLIHMHSVYTFTTLLSYPFARRERVVVTLHGRASYRGLASLLAELHERISFRILRGAAVFIALNEVDKELMVSRGIDEGKIKVIPNFIDLEEIDNLARSSNPVEREGDVQLLFVGGLTEAKNLDSLLSDLRGVDGASLWIVGDGPMRGRLMKLAEGMRVRFLGRMDMEGWIPYALSSDAIILPSRSEGFPTIVLEAMALGKPVILSDIEVHKRLFSGIAIFYRPGDRESLRKALKNLENFDIPPENLRSIVEKNYDIRVVGERILSVYSDLIGD, encoded by the coding sequence ATGAGAGTACTTCAGATCTGTCACAGATTCCCGCCCCATCCGGGTGGCATCGAGTACCATGTGAAGAGGCTCTCCAGATTCCTCTCATCCAGGGGTCATGAGGTGACCGTGCTCACGACACATAGGGGGCCCACTGAGATCGAGGAGGATGATTATAAGGTAGTGAGGCTCAGATCTTTCTTAGAGCCTTTGAGGAATCCTATACCGCTTGAGCTCCCATTTTACTTCAGGAAGATAGCTGAAAGCTTCGATCTGATCCACATGCACTCTGTCTACACTTTCACGACCCTCCTCAGCTACCCATTCGCGAGGAGGGAGAGGGTAGTGGTGACTCTCCATGGGAGGGCTTCCTACAGGGGACTCGCATCCCTATTGGCTGAGCTGCACGAGAGAATATCCTTCAGGATTCTCAGGGGAGCTGCTGTATTCATAGCGTTGAATGAAGTCGATAAGGAGCTAATGGTGAGCAGGGGGATAGATGAAGGTAAGATAAAGGTGATCCCAAACTTCATAGATCTGGAGGAGATAGATAACTTAGCTAGATCCTCGAATCCTGTTGAGAGGGAAGGGGATGTGCAGTTGCTCTTCGTTGGTGGATTGACTGAAGCGAAGAACTTGGATTCCCTACTCTCGGACCTGAGGGGAGTTGATGGGGCTTCTCTATGGATAGTGGGCGATGGGCCGATGAGGGGGAGGTTGATGAAACTAGCCGAGGGGATGAGAGTGAGGTTCCTCGGGAGGATGGATATGGAGGGCTGGATCCCCTACGCCCTGAGCTCCGATGCCATAATACTGCCATCTAGGAGTGAGGGATTCCCTACGATAGTCCTAGAAGCAATGGCCCTCGGGAAACCCGTCATACTCTCCGATATAGAGGTTCACAAGAGGTTATTCAGCGGGATAGCCATCTTCTACAGGCCCGGAGATAGGGAATCCTTGAGGAAAGCTTTGAAGAATCTCGAGAATTTTGATATCCCTCCTGAAAATCTCAGGTCTATTGTTGAAAAAAATTATGATATAAGGGTAGTTGGTGAGAGAATACTATCAGTTTATTCCGATTTAATCGGGGATTGA
- the amrS gene encoding AmmeMemoRadiSam system radical SAM enzyme, with protein MAEGCPDGAPHRVRAKLQAQLEGGAVRCLACPRKCFIPEGRYGLCRSKVNVRGVLCEVNYGMMSSVALDPIEKKPLFHFMPGSRTYSIGTVGCNMFCDHCQNWIISQSDPEKFPDLVYLPPEEAVREAMSYGAKSIAFTYNEPTIVSMEWVVETAELAKRAGLATISVTNGYWSEEARERLIPVIDAANVDVKAFTDQFYRKVAKVPFLKPILDTVIDLKRAGRHVELTYLIIPGYNDGEDEIRSFSRWVSEEVGDDTPVHFSRFFPHYKMKDIPPTPIQTMKRALSIAKEEGLKYVYAGNVPGDPSESTYCPNCGTLLIKRYGFYVERCNLTDGKCPKCGEEIPIVGRCSKSGFSEVLL; from the coding sequence ATGGCTGAGGGTTGCCCGGATGGAGCGCCCCATCGGGTCAGGGCGAAGCTTCAAGCCCAGCTGGAGGGAGGAGCTGTAAGATGCCTCGCTTGCCCTAGGAAATGCTTTATCCCTGAGGGAAGGTATGGGTTATGCAGATCCAAGGTAAACGTTAGGGGTGTGCTCTGCGAGGTCAATTATGGGATGATGAGCAGCGTAGCCCTCGATCCAATAGAGAAGAAGCCCCTCTTCCACTTCATGCCCGGGAGCAGGACTTACAGCATAGGTACAGTGGGTTGCAATATGTTCTGCGATCACTGCCAGAACTGGATAATAAGCCAGTCCGATCCAGAGAAATTCCCGGATCTCGTTTACTTACCTCCTGAGGAGGCAGTGAGGGAAGCTATGAGCTATGGAGCTAAGAGCATAGCTTTCACGTACAATGAGCCCACGATAGTGAGCATGGAGTGGGTAGTTGAGACAGCTGAACTCGCTAAGAGAGCGGGGCTCGCTACTATAAGCGTGACCAATGGATATTGGAGCGAGGAGGCTAGGGAGAGGTTGATACCTGTTATAGATGCAGCTAATGTCGATGTTAAGGCCTTCACAGACCAGTTCTACAGGAAGGTAGCTAAAGTTCCCTTCTTGAAGCCTATTTTGGATACTGTGATCGATTTGAAGAGGGCCGGGAGGCACGTGGAACTCACCTACCTTATAATACCTGGATACAACGATGGGGAGGATGAGATAAGGTCCTTCTCCAGGTGGGTCTCAGAGGAAGTGGGTGATGATACTCCGGTGCATTTCTCCAGGTTCTTCCCACACTATAAGATGAAGGACATACCTCCCACACCCATCCAGACTATGAAGAGGGCCCTCTCTATAGCGAAGGAAGAGGGCTTGAAGTACGTTTACGCTGGGAACGTTCCCGGGGACCCCAGCGAGAGTACTTACTGTCCTAACTGCGGGACCCTCTTGATAAAGAGGTACGGGTTCTACGTTGAGAGGTGCAATTTAACGGATGGTAAATGCCCTAAATGCGGTGAGGAGATACCCATAGTCGGTAGATGTTCTAAGAGCGGATTTTCTGAGGTTCTATTATGA
- the lysA gene encoding diaminopimelate decarboxylase — protein sequence MRVNGVDLSEIAELFGTPTYVIDLDRVRENYLRLDKAIKCPHVIAYAYKANHEPELVRLLAKLGSGATVPSAFGVILARISGVPPEKTVLVGPSPSRSDLIEAMDFGAIISIESHSQANAVRGIGRANVMVRVNPGVGAGAYPGLVTGGKRSKFGLPPEEALSLFNSLKKDMRALGFHTHIGSQIFSTDPFRAALDVIKGLAERVGGVEIVDLGGGLGVPYSNESPFPLEEYAELVCERVREMGAKLFLETGRYIVADAGYLLSRVNYVKEVGGEKWLLIDAGMNDLIRPALYGARHEIICEGEGRERVLVAGPVCESSDFFGEYELPKLKEGDLIAFKNAGAYGFSMASRYNLRPLPAVVGIEGGRFRLLRPREDFCRAVFG from the coding sequence ATGAGGGTAAATGGAGTGGATCTCAGTGAGATAGCTGAGCTCTTCGGCACTCCCACGTATGTGATAGATCTGGATAGAGTGAGGGAGAACTACCTTAGGCTCGATAAAGCTATTAAATGCCCTCATGTCATAGCATACGCTTATAAGGCGAATCATGAGCCTGAACTAGTTAGGCTTCTAGCTAAATTAGGTTCAGGAGCTACCGTACCATCTGCCTTCGGTGTGATATTAGCTAGGATCTCCGGAGTACCTCCGGAGAAGACTGTCTTAGTTGGGCCCAGCCCATCCAGAAGTGATTTGATAGAGGCGATGGACTTCGGGGCAATAATATCCATCGAGAGTCATTCACAAGCTAATGCTGTGAGGGGCATAGGGAGAGCTAATGTGATGGTTAGAGTCAACCCGGGTGTAGGGGCTGGGGCTTATCCGGGCTTAGTGACCGGGGGGAAGAGGAGTAAGTTCGGATTACCTCCAGAGGAGGCATTGAGCCTCTTCAATTCCCTAAAAAAGGATATGCGTGCCCTAGGGTTCCACACCCACATAGGTAGCCAGATATTCTCGACGGATCCATTCAGGGCAGCTTTGGATGTGATAAAGGGGCTAGCTGAGAGGGTGGGTGGAGTTGAGATAGTGGACTTGGGCGGGGGCCTGGGGGTCCCCTACTCAAATGAGAGCCCCTTCCCCCTTGAGGAATATGCTGAGCTCGTTTGCGAGAGGGTTAGGGAGATGGGGGCGAAGCTATTCCTGGAGACCGGTAGATACATAGTTGCTGACGCCGGCTACCTCTTGAGCAGGGTGAATTATGTGAAGGAAGTCGGAGGGGAGAAGTGGCTACTAATAGATGCCGGTATGAACGATCTGATAAGGCCAGCTCTGTATGGAGCGAGGCACGAGATAATCTGCGAGGGGGAGGGGAGGGAGAGAGTGCTAGTTGCGGGTCCGGTATGCGAATCATCCGACTTCTTCGGCGAATACGAGCTGCCGAAGCTGAAGGAAGGGGATCTTATAGCCTTCAAGAACGCTGGAGCTTACGGCTTCTCGATGGCTAGCAGGTACAACCTGAGGCCCCTTCCGGCGGTCGTAGGTATAGAGGGAGGGAGGTTCAGGTTACTGAGGCCCAGGGAGGACTTCTGCAGGGCTGTATTCGGTTAG
- a CDS encoding aldehyde ferredoxin oxidoreductase family protein, whose protein sequence is MIMRGYGLIHWIDLSKRSIRSEQVPDDLAWNFIGGKGLGVKILYDMTDERTDPLGPENPLIFAIGPFTGTAVPYSGKGTFVFKSPQTGILGESVIGGTLGAATRWVGTTALVIMNRADRPTYLVLSENGVELRDASHLWGKDIYETEEELKREHGRCSVASIGPAGENLVKFAAIGNEKWRQAGRTGGGAVMGSKKLKAIVVEYDKQEWDAQDPDGVRKYSAEEIVPRAKEELKSYFERGTPGIVELANLWGFFPSYYWSKGSVDGWENIAWDSIKREVFVHPKACFGCPTPCGRYSRVREGKYAGSEVELEYETIFAIGGLNAITDIKAIVWLNDRADRLGMDTITLGNVFGFAIEAYKRGKLDPGFKLDYGDPESLHKLAEMIAKREGVGDILAEGVARASKALGLEEIAIHVKGLEPAGYDPRTLKSMILGYGVSPRGACHLRITGYYADIRGLGGDRKTIDMEKTKVLANLEELAAIGDSLVLCRFSTRTLIAWEQMAKYYSMITGRNATADDMIKAARRIINLTRMYNVRLGLRRKDDRLPKRLLKESFIHDGEERRITEEEQERFLDLYYELRGWDKEGVPRQETLRELNLI, encoded by the coding sequence ATGATCATGAGGGGGTACGGCCTAATTCATTGGATAGATCTCAGTAAGAGGAGCATAAGGAGTGAGCAAGTTCCAGACGATCTAGCGTGGAATTTCATAGGGGGGAAGGGTCTAGGGGTTAAGATACTTTACGATATGACTGACGAGAGAACGGATCCTCTGGGACCGGAGAATCCCCTCATATTCGCTATAGGCCCCTTCACGGGAACTGCGGTCCCATACTCCGGGAAGGGGACTTTCGTCTTCAAATCGCCCCAGACTGGCATACTGGGGGAGTCCGTGATAGGCGGCACCCTAGGGGCTGCGACGAGATGGGTGGGCACCACTGCGCTAGTGATAATGAACAGAGCTGATAGACCGACTTACCTGGTCCTCAGTGAGAACGGCGTCGAGCTGAGGGATGCTAGCCACTTGTGGGGGAAGGACATATATGAGACTGAGGAGGAGCTCAAGAGAGAGCATGGGAGATGCTCCGTAGCTTCTATAGGGCCCGCTGGAGAGAACTTGGTTAAGTTCGCTGCTATAGGGAATGAGAAGTGGAGGCAAGCTGGTAGGACAGGTGGAGGAGCTGTCATGGGATCCAAGAAGCTGAAAGCGATAGTGGTGGAGTACGATAAGCAGGAGTGGGATGCTCAAGATCCTGATGGAGTGAGGAAGTACTCAGCGGAGGAGATAGTCCCAAGAGCTAAGGAGGAGTTGAAGTCCTACTTTGAGAGGGGCACCCCCGGGATAGTCGAGCTAGCTAACCTCTGGGGGTTCTTCCCCAGCTACTACTGGTCCAAGGGCTCCGTCGATGGATGGGAGAACATAGCTTGGGATTCGATAAAGAGGGAGGTCTTCGTGCATCCCAAGGCTTGTTTCGGCTGCCCAACTCCTTGCGGGAGGTACAGCAGGGTGAGGGAAGGTAAGTACGCTGGTAGCGAGGTAGAGCTCGAGTACGAGACTATATTTGCGATAGGGGGCCTCAATGCCATAACTGATATTAAAGCGATAGTATGGCTCAACGATCGAGCCGATAGGCTCGGGATGGATACTATAACGCTAGGTAACGTTTTCGGTTTCGCTATAGAGGCTTATAAGAGGGGTAAGCTGGATCCGGGCTTCAAGCTAGATTACGGGGACCCTGAATCTCTGCATAAGCTCGCGGAGATGATAGCTAAGAGGGAAGGTGTGGGGGACATCTTAGCTGAGGGAGTGGCTAGAGCATCCAAGGCTCTGGGATTGGAGGAAATAGCTATTCATGTCAAGGGTCTGGAGCCAGCTGGATACGATCCAAGGACCCTGAAGAGCATGATACTCGGCTACGGTGTCTCCCCAAGGGGAGCTTGCCACCTCAGGATAACTGGTTACTACGCCGATATAAGGGGATTGGGAGGGGACAGGAAGACGATAGACATGGAGAAGACGAAGGTTTTAGCGAATTTAGAGGAGCTAGCTGCTATAGGAGATTCCCTAGTCCTCTGCAGGTTCTCAACTAGGACTCTGATAGCCTGGGAGCAGATGGCTAAGTACTACTCAATGATCACGGGGAGGAACGCTACTGCCGATGATATGATCAAAGCAGCTAGGAGGATAATAAACCTGACTAGGATGTATAATGTGAGGCTGGGATTGAGGAGGAAGGACGACAGGCTTCCCAAGAGGCTCCTCAAGGAGTCATTCATCCACGATGGTGAGGAGAGGAGGATAACTGAGGAGGAGCAGGAGAGATTCCTGGACCTCTACTACGAGCTCAGGGGATGGGATAAGGAGGGAGTACCCAGGCAGGAGACCCTCAGGGAGCTGAATCTCATCTAA